One stretch of Zingiber officinale cultivar Zhangliang chromosome 6B, Zo_v1.1, whole genome shotgun sequence DNA includes these proteins:
- the LOC121990821 gene encoding pentatricopeptide repeat-containing protein At3g21470-like, translating to METLLYIAGSSLIQIHQPHPASSAQGMRLALLGAIFACRMNARKMFDEMPKKNAVTFSTMISEYSMSDMESSLELLRCLFDRVSEKSGTVITWTVMVHGHTVNGDLEAARALFDQMSVKNVFVWSSMITGYFKKGDSKLAQSLFEKTPVRNLVNWNALIAGYIQIGCYEKALEAFEQMQEDRFQPDELNIASLLSACGQLDSLHHGKMIHKIIKRSGITMNL from the exons ATGGAAACGCTCTTGTATATAGCCGGATCCTCCCTGATACAAATCCACCAGCCCCATCCTGCCTCTAGTGCTCAAGGCATGCGCCTCGCTCTCCTTGGTGCGATCTTTGCATGCAGA ATGAATGCTAGAAagatgtttgatgaaatgcctaaGAAGAACGCCGTGACCTTTAGCACGATGATTAGCGAGTATTCGATGAGTGACATGGAGTCTTCTTTGGAACTCCTGAG GTGCTTGTTTGACCGGGTTTCCGAGAAGTCAGGGACAGTCATCACGTGGACTGTAATGGTCCATGGTCACACTGTGAATGGTGATTTGGAGGCAGCAAGAGCGTTGTTTGACCAGATGTCTGTGAAGAATGTGTTTGTGTGGTCATCCATGATCACTGGTTACTTTAAGAAGGGTGACAGCAAGCTGGCTCAGTCTCTTTTTGAGAAAACTCCTGTGCGGAATTTGGTGAATTGgaatgctttgattgcaggttACATACAGATTGGTTGCTACGAGAAGGCATTGGAAGCTTTCGAGCAAATGCAGGAGGACAGGTTCCAACCTGATGAGCTCAACATTGCTAGCTTGTTGTCGGCCTGTGGGCAGCTTGATTCTTTGCATCATGGAAAGATGATCCATAAGATCATCAAGAGGAGTGGAATTACGATGAATTTGTAG